Part of the Deinococcus aestuarii genome is shown below.
CCCAGGGCCGCCCGCACGTCGTCCGGGTGGATGCCGCTGCCACCGTGGAGGACGAGCGGGCCGTCAACTGCGTCCGCAACAGCTTTCAGCAACCCCAGGTCCAGCCGTGAACTTTGCCCGTGCTCGCTGCCCACCGCGCAGGCCACCATATCGGCCCCCGCCTCGCGCAGTTGGCGGGCGTGGTCGGGGTCGGTCGTCTCCAACTCGTTGTGCTGGCCGGGAATACCGAAGCTCTCGGCGCTCACCTCCAGCGAGGCCCCGGCGGCGTGCGCGATCTCGGCGAGGCGGGTGGTCAGGTTCAGCACCTCGGGGAAGGCGTAGTCCTGCCCGTCGAACATGACGCTGGAGTACCCGGTGCGCAGGCATTCCACCGCCATCTCCAGCCCTCGCCCGTGGTCGAGGTGCAGGGCGACGGGCACGCTCACCTCGTCGGCGAGGGCGCGGACGGTCTGGGCGAAGACGTGGGCGCTCGCCTGCTCGATGTCCGCCGGGTAGGTCTGGAGGATGACGGGCACCCCGGCCTTCTCCGCCGCCCGCACGCACCCCTTCGCCATCTCCAGCGAGCAGAAGTTGAAGGCGGGCAGCGCGTAGCCTTCCCGGTACGCCTCCGCGATCAGCGGGCGAGCGTCGGTGACGTAGGGCATTCCCAACCTCCCTTCTCCAGGGCGAAAGCGTCCACCTCGGCCTGGGTGGGCGTGAAGTCTGCACAGCCGATCCGGTTGACGACGATGGCCCCGCAGGCGTTCCCCAGCCGCGCGCTGCGGAACCAGTCCCAGCCCCGCAGCCGCCCCGTGATCAGCCCGGCGGCGAAGGCGTCCCCCGCCCCAAGGACGCTGACGACCTCGACGGGGAAGCCGGGGACGCTGAGCGCCTCCTCTCCCGCCCGGTGGACGGTGCAGCCGCGCTCGCCCTCCTTCACGACGACGGTGGGCACGCGGGACAGCAGGGCCGCCGTGTTCGCCGCCACGTCCCCGCGAATCTCGGGAGCCGTCATCTGGTTGTGGCGGATGGTGATGTCGGCGGGATCACGCAGCATCGCCGCGTTGATTTCTTCTTCCGTGCCGACCACCACGTCCACGTTGGGCAGCAGCGCCCGGATGGTCAGCCCGAAGGCGCGCGGGTCGTGCCACTGATTCGCCCGGAAGTCGAGGTCGAGGTACACCGGCACGCCCGCCGCGCGCGCCCGCTCGCACGCCGAGAGGACGGCGCTGCGGCTGGGCTCCTTGGACAGCGCTGTCCCGTTGACGACGAGCGCCCGCGCCCCCTCGATGGGGACACCCTGCATATCGTCAATGCTGATCTGGATGTCCGCCGCGTTGTCCCGGTAGAAGGTGATGGGAAAGCGGTCGGGCGGCTGCATGGCGAGGATGACGGCGCTTGTCCGCGTGCCCGCCTTGCGCGGGATGTAGTCGGTACTCACTCCCTCGCGCTCCAGCCCCGCGAGGATGAAGTCGCCCACCTGATCGTCCCCAACAGCGGTGACGAGGGCCGCGTCCACGCCCAGCCGCGAGGCTCCGACGGCGATGTTGAGGGGACTGCCGCCCAGGTAGGCGCCGATGGTGCGGACTTCGGGGAGGGGCTTGCCCACGTCCTGCGAGTACAGGTCGATGGAACTGCGCCCAATGGTGATGAGGGCAGGAGTTGGGGGTTGGGGGGGATCGGTCATGGTGGGTTCGCTTTCGTTGGGCGTGCGAGTCAGTGCCCGAGTCTTTGGTCTTTTCTCCTCCCCCTTGACTCGTAGAGCTGCTTGCAGAGGGGGAGGCCGGGAGGGGTGGACGGGCGGCGCGTCTGAGCCGGTGGGAAGGGGGAAGGCATCTTCTTTGCTTTGGAGCCGGTCACACGCCTCCTCACCCCAGCCCTCTCCCGCAAGGGGAGAGGGAGAAAACACCGCTTTACCCGCCCAACACCCTCAGAACGTCCGGCTCCACTCCCTCGGCCACCGCTCCACCACGACCTTCGTCTCGGTGTAGAACTCGACCCCGTGGCGTCCCTGCGCGTGCAGGTCCCCGAAGAAGGAGTCGCCCCAGCCCGAGAAGGGGAAGTAGGCGATGGGCGCGGCCACCCCGATGTTGATACCGATATTCCCCGCCCGCGCCTCATGCCGGAACTTGCGGGCCGCCGCGCCGCTGCTCGTAAATAAGCTCGCTTGGTTGCCGAAGGCCCGCTCGTTCACGAGCTTGACGGCCTCGTCCACCGTCGCGGCGTGCATCATGCTCAGCACCGGGCCGAAGATTTCCGTGCGGGCGATCTCGCCCTGCGGCGGCACGTCGTCGAGTAGGGTCGGCCCCACGAAGTAGCCCCCCTCGTAGCCGGGCACCTTCGCCCCGCGTCCGTCCACGATGGCGCGGGCGCCCTCCTGTTCTCCCTTGGCGATCAGACCCTCGATGCGCTCCTTGCTCCCCTCGTTGATCACCGGGCCCATCTGCACGCCGTCGTCGAAGCCGTACCCGACGCGGCGGCTCTGGGCAATGTCCACCATCAGGTCGGTGAAGTCCTTGCGGGCGTCACCGACCGTGATCGCCACGCTCGTCGCCAGGCACCGCTGGCCCGCACACCCGAAGGCGCTGTCGGCCAGGATGGTCGCCGTCATTTCCATGTCCGCGTCGGGGAGGATGACCGCCGGGTTCTTCGCGCCGCCCTGCGCCTGCACGCGCTTGCCGTTCTTCGCCCCGCGCTCGTAGATGTAGCGGGCGACGGGGGTGGAGCCCACGAAGCTGATCGCGCGCACCTGCGGGTGGTCGAGCAGGGCATTCACCACGTCCTTGCCGCCGTTCACGAGGGAGAGGACGCCCTTGGGAAAGCCCGCCTTCTCGATCAGCTCGAACAGCTTCGTACTCGTCAGCGGCACCCGCTCGCTCGGCTTGAGGATGAAGGCGTTGCCGGTCGCTACCGCGTACGGCAGGAACCACAGCGGGATCATCGCCGGGAAGTTGAAGGGCGTGATCGCCGCGACCACCCCGAGGGGTTGGCGGAACATGTGCTCGTCGATGCCGCGGGCGATGTTCTCGTTGTTCACCCCCTGCATCAGCATGGGGATGCCGCTCGCCACCTCAATGTTCTCGATGCCGCGCCGAATCTCGCCGATGCTCTCCGCGCGGGTCTTGCCGCACTCGTCGGTGATCGTGCGGGCGAGGTCCTCGATGTTCTCCTCGACCAGCGCCTTGAGCCGGAAGAGGGGCTGGATGCGGTCGCCGACGGGCACCTCGCTCCACTCGCGGAAGGCGGCCTGGGCGGCTTGAACCGCGCGGTCCACCTCCTGCGCGGTGGTCAGCGGCACGTCCGCGAGGGTCTGGGCGGTGGCGGGATTGATGACGGGTTGCGCCTCGCTGGAGCGCGAGGGTTCCCACTGGCCGCCCACGAAGTTCTGGAGCCGGGTCTGCGTCTGGGTCATGGTTCGCCGTCCTTTCGCCGCTGCGGGCGGGTCAAACTTCCTGTTTGCTGCGCGTCGGGGCGAAGTAGGCGCGTTGGGCCCCCACCTTCTCCTCGTAATGCTCGCGGGTCTGTCGGACCTGTTCCTGCTCCGAGACCTCCGCGATGGGCACGTCCCACCACGAGTCGAAGCCGGGCACGCGCTCGCGCAGGTTGACGGGCACGACAATGACCTGGACACCGCCCTGTTGACCCGCGTTTTCCAGCGCCGTCTGTAACTCCTCCAGCGTCTCGGCGCGCACCGCCTGGGCACCCATGCCCCGCGCGTGCATCACGAAGTCCACGTTCACGACCGGGCCGTCCGTCCGCCCCGTCTCCGGGTTGCGGTGCCTCAGCTCGTTGTTGAAGCTGGGGCTGCCGCACTCCATCTGGAGGCCGCGAATGCTCATGTACGCGCGGTTGTCCACCAGCACGACCGTCAAATTCAGATTCTCCGCGACCGCCGTGACGATCTCGGAGTTCATCATCAGGTACGAGCCGTCGCCGATCATCACGACCACGCGGCGGTCCGGCTGGGCGAGTGCGACGCCGATCCCGGCGGGAATCTCGTACCCCATGCAGGAGAAGCCGTACTCGACGTGGTAGGACTTGGAGTCGGTGGGCCGCCACAGGCGCAGCAGGTCGCCCGGCATACTTCCGGCGGCGCAGATGACGGTCGTGTTCTCCCCCGTGACGCTGTTCACCGTGCCGATCACCGCGCCCTGGGCGGGAGGTGTGCTGCCCGTGTCCGCGCGCTGGGCGTCCACGAGGCCGTGCCATTCGGTGATGAGGTCGCTGGCGGCGGTGCGGGTGGCCGAGGCCGTGCCCGCCCAACCTTCTAAGGCGGCCTGAAGCGCGTTCAGCCCTTCCCGAGCATCGGAGACCAAACTCAGCGCCCCCAGCTTCGCCGCGTCCATCGGCACCACGTTCAGGCCGATGAACTGGACCTCCGGGTTCTGGAAGGCCGTCTTGCTGGCGGTCACGAAGTCCCCGAGCCGCGTCCCGACCGCGAGCACCACGTCCGCCTCGCGCGCCAGCCGGTTCGCCGCGCTACCGCCGATGGAGCCGACCGGCCCGGCGTTCTGCGGGTGGTCCCACACCAGCGAGCCCTTGCCTGCCTGCGACTCGACGACGGGGATGCCGAAGGCCTCGGCGAACCCCGCGAGGT
Proteins encoded:
- a CDS encoding class II fructose-bisphosphate aldolase; protein product: MPYVTDARPLIAEAYREGYALPAFNFCSLEMAKGCVRAAEKAGVPVILQTYPADIEQASAHVFAQTVRALADEVSVPVALHLDHGRGLEMAVECLRTGYSSVMFDGQDYAFPEVLNLTTRLAEIAHAAGASLEVSAESFGIPGQHNELETTDPDHARQLREAGADMVACAVGSEHGQSSRLDLGLLKAVADAVDGPLVLHGGSGIHPDDVRAALGCGVVKVNIGSALYRAVRKAWSEETPGLTSHRAGYAVIRAAVERTAAPYLELLNPRARVGEVTT
- the iolC gene encoding 5-dehydro-2-deoxygluconokinase; translated protein: MTDPPQPPTPALITIGRSSIDLYSQDVGKPLPEVRTIGAYLGGSPLNIAVGASRLGVDAALVTAVGDDQVGDFILAGLEREGVSTDYIPRKAGTRTSAVILAMQPPDRFPITFYRDNAADIQISIDDMQGVPIEGARALVVNGTALSKEPSRSAVLSACERARAAGVPVYLDLDFRANQWHDPRAFGLTIRALLPNVDVVVGTEEEINAAMLRDPADITIRHNQMTAPEIRGDVAANTAALLSRVPTVVVKEGERGCTVHRAGEEALSVPGFPVEVVSVLGAGDAFAAGLITGRLRGWDWFRSARLGNACGAIVVNRIGCADFTPTQAEVDAFALEKGGWECPTSPTLAR
- a CDS encoding CoA-acylating methylmalonate-semialdehyde dehydrogenase; the encoded protein is MTQTQTRLQNFVGGQWEPSRSSEAQPVINPATAQTLADVPLTTAQEVDRAVQAAQAAFREWSEVPVGDRIQPLFRLKALVEENIEDLARTITDECGKTRAESIGEIRRGIENIEVASGIPMLMQGVNNENIARGIDEHMFRQPLGVVAAITPFNFPAMIPLWFLPYAVATGNAFILKPSERVPLTSTKLFELIEKAGFPKGVLSLVNGGKDVVNALLDHPQVRAISFVGSTPVARYIYERGAKNGKRVQAQGGAKNPAVILPDADMEMTATILADSAFGCAGQRCLATSVAITVGDARKDFTDLMVDIAQSRRVGYGFDDGVQMGPVINEGSKERIEGLIAKGEQEGARAIVDGRGAKVPGYEGGYFVGPTLLDDVPPQGEIARTEIFGPVLSMMHAATVDEAVKLVNERAFGNQASLFTSSGAAARKFRHEARAGNIGINIGVAAPIAYFPFSGWGDSFFGDLHAQGRHGVEFYTETKVVVERWPREWSRTF
- the iolD gene encoding 3D-(3,5/4)-trihydroxycyclohexane-1,2-dione acylhydrolase (decyclizing) codes for the protein MNTVRLTVAQAALKFLAAQYSERDGARQRLIPGVWGIFGHGNVAGLGQALEEYGDELNLPTYRPQNEQGMVHVAAAFARHKNRLQTFACTASIGPGSLNMLTGAALATVNRLPVLLLPSDIFANRIPDPVLQQLEHPLEHDLSVNDCFRPVSRFYTRISRPEQLLSALPEAVRVLTDPAETGAVVVSLPEDVQTEAYDWPESFFAERVWRVRRPPPELEVVQQAAELLRNAQRPLIVSGGGVIYSGADRHLAGFAEAFGIPVVESQAGKGSLVWDHPQNAGPVGSIGGSAANRLAREADVVLAVGTRLGDFVTASKTAFQNPEVQFIGLNVVPMDAAKLGALSLVSDAREGLNALQAALEGWAGTASATRTAASDLITEWHGLVDAQRADTGSTPPAQGAVIGTVNSVTGENTTVICAAGSMPGDLLRLWRPTDSKSYHVEYGFSCMGYEIPAGIGVALAQPDRRVVVMIGDGSYLMMNSEIVTAVAENLNLTVVLVDNRAYMSIRGLQMECGSPSFNNELRHRNPETGRTDGPVVNVDFVMHARGMGAQAVRAETLEELQTALENAGQQGGVQVIVVPVNLRERVPGFDSWWDVPIAEVSEQEQVRQTREHYEEKVGAQRAYFAPTRSKQEV